The following are encoded together in the Candidatus Tumulicola sp. genome:
- a CDS encoding glycosyltransferase family 4 protein: MKLDARKSIAIVAQFYEPEPCAASNRLSSLAQNLADRGHRVTVFTGMPSFPWGKVHADYRGRERCTEYADGVRIERRRAFVAENGERGGRARGWLSLSLAVTRAILFSRQRFDTVVVSSPPITMALPALLGAWRHRARLVIDVRDVFPDMGVRLGVWKAGGPIVRALGAGVGMLYRHAALVVAVTPSACRSILEHGVPEERVLLAPNGFAFSQGIVPRPERSQRRPFTIAYAGNMGLATGLGMLLDAAALLRERDDIRFVLAGGGLDAATLQARIKTEGLHNVEFRGVISRRESLELLALADATIVPLHKGLTDAIPSKMFDALAIGCPMILSARGESVELLARSQTGLHVEPNDAVALARGVVKCCDERETMEARSAAGRTFVRDYFDRDTIMGGLAQTIGAIA; encoded by the coding sequence ATGAAGCTCGACGCGCGCAAATCGATCGCGATCGTCGCGCAGTTCTACGAACCCGAGCCGTGCGCGGCCAGCAATCGCCTTTCGTCGTTGGCGCAGAATCTCGCCGACCGCGGGCATCGCGTAACGGTGTTCACCGGTATGCCGAGCTTCCCGTGGGGCAAAGTGCACGCCGACTATCGCGGACGGGAACGCTGCACCGAGTACGCCGATGGAGTGCGCATCGAGCGACGTCGCGCGTTTGTAGCCGAGAACGGCGAGCGCGGCGGACGCGCGCGCGGTTGGCTCTCGCTGTCGCTGGCCGTGACGCGCGCGATTCTCTTTTCTCGTCAACGCTTCGACACGGTCGTGGTTTCGTCGCCCCCGATCACCATGGCGCTGCCGGCCCTGCTCGGCGCGTGGCGCCATCGCGCCCGTTTGGTGATCGACGTTCGCGACGTGTTTCCGGATATGGGCGTGCGCTTAGGCGTTTGGAAAGCCGGCGGCCCGATCGTACGCGCACTCGGCGCCGGGGTCGGTATGCTGTATCGTCACGCCGCTTTGGTGGTGGCGGTGACGCCTTCGGCTTGCCGCTCGATTCTCGAACACGGCGTTCCGGAAGAACGCGTGTTGCTCGCGCCCAATGGCTTCGCGTTTTCGCAAGGCATCGTGCCGCGCCCGGAACGTTCGCAACGCCGTCCCTTCACTATCGCCTACGCCGGTAACATGGGGTTGGCGACCGGACTCGGCATGCTGCTCGACGCGGCCGCGCTGTTGCGCGAACGCGACGACATTCGGTTCGTGCTGGCCGGCGGCGGGTTGGACGCCGCTACGCTACAAGCCCGCATCAAAACCGAAGGTTTGCACAACGTCGAGTTCCGGGGCGTCATATCGCGGCGCGAGAGCCTGGAGCTACTCGCGCTCGCGGACGCCACGATCGTTCCGCTCCACAAAGGTTTGACCGACGCGATCCCGTCGAAGATGTTCGACGCCCTGGCGATCGGCTGTCCAATGATTCTCAGCGCACGCGGCGAGTCCGTAGAGCTGCTGGCACGGAGCCAGACCGGCCTGCACGTCGAGCCGAACGACGCGGTTGCGTTGGCGCGCGGCGTCGTCAAGTGTTGCGACGAGCGCGAAACGATGGAGGCGCGCTCGGCCGCCGGACGCACGTTCGTGCGCGACTATTTCGATCGCGACACGATCATGGGCGGCTTGGCGCAGACGATCGGAGCGATCGCATGA